A genomic stretch from Sulfobacillus thermosulfidooxidans includes:
- a CDS encoding MFS transporter yields the protein MLVIIVFYRHTTPGQFMTSSYLIKEFIRGLLTPFLPQYISFLSFCHPNGVLRRRVKGAIGAIIPFPRQLHPLWFFGQTFVIGLDLYIVSPLLPAISRQYHQPPNMVSFLVTVFALTYAISSPLWGVFADHYTRRRLALLGLGLFLAGDFLTALEPPFRYLLWSRAIAAVGAAGFTPSLYAYIADTTSIHHRGRTMSIASAGFSSATFLGIPLGLVIADAWTWSTAFWLIFVLSLLSWGVTWKFWTVSKQDTSHQNQSICPDSRLAVNYLVTAFAYAGFGAVYTYLPLDLTQSYHFSPLRLTAFMIAFGLFGLLGTLGAGYLSDRVGHLRVIRWALLAETLILLGLRYPWRGAFLWLGLLLFSLVTSYTPVLKALVSAKGAKGLALSWNNAAMYFGLSLGALGMGMLWPYGMATIYLSATMFTTIAYVMTLRL from the coding sequence ATGCTGGTCATCATCGTGTTTTATCGTCATACAACCCCCGGGCAATTTATGACTTCTAGCTATCTCATTAAAGAATTTATTCGCGGACTATTGACTCCTTTCCTGCCTCAATACATATCTTTCCTGTCATTTTGTCATCCTAATGGCGTTTTAAGGAGACGAGTTAAGGGGGCGATCGGGGCGATTATTCCGTTTCCACGGCAACTTCATCCTTTGTGGTTTTTTGGCCAAACCTTTGTCATCGGGTTGGATTTATACATTGTCTCGCCACTATTGCCAGCCATTTCCCGACAATATCACCAACCTCCTAATATGGTGAGTTTCCTCGTCACCGTATTTGCTCTAACCTATGCCATCTCCTCTCCCCTCTGGGGCGTATTTGCCGACCATTACACACGGCGGCGCCTGGCTTTGTTGGGATTAGGACTCTTTCTGGCAGGTGATTTCCTGACAGCTCTCGAGCCCCCCTTTCGCTATCTGCTCTGGAGTCGGGCCATCGCTGCGGTGGGTGCCGCAGGTTTTACGCCCAGTCTTTATGCCTATATTGCTGATACTACCTCAATTCATCACCGGGGACGAACAATGTCTATTGCTTCCGCGGGTTTTTCTTCCGCGACCTTTTTAGGAATTCCCTTGGGGCTAGTCATCGCCGACGCTTGGACATGGTCTACCGCGTTTTGGCTGATCTTTGTCTTAAGCCTTTTATCATGGGGTGTCACGTGGAAATTTTGGACCGTGTCAAAACAGGATACCAGTCACCAAAACCAAAGCATTTGTCCTGACAGCCGTCTCGCTGTGAATTATCTGGTCACTGCATTCGCATATGCAGGTTTTGGAGCCGTTTACACCTATCTACCATTAGATCTCACGCAATCCTATCATTTTAGTCCCCTTCGTTTGACAGCCTTCATGATCGCTTTTGGTTTATTTGGGTTGTTAGGCACTTTAGGAGCTGGATATCTGAGTGATCGCGTTGGCCATTTACGGGTCATCCGCTGGGCCCTCCTTGCAGAAACATTGATTTTACTAGGATTGAGATACCCTTGGAGGGGAGCGTTCCTCTGGCTTGGATTATTGCTGTTTTCACTGGTGACCTCATATACTCCTGTCCTTAAAGCATTGGTTAGTGCCAAAGGTGCAAAAGGGTTAGCCTTGTCCTGGAATAATGCGGCCATGTACTTTGGATTGTCTCTTGGTGCGTTAGGCATGGGCATGCTTTGGCCCTATGGCATGGCCACAATTTATTTAAGTGCCACCATGTTCACCACCATTGCCTATGTCATGACCTTGAGACTGTAA
- the miaA gene encoding tRNA (adenosine(37)-N6)-dimethylallyltransferase MiaA, with protein sequence MDERGKQPLLILAGPTAVGKTEISLSIARELHGEIVSCDSGQVFQGLDIGTAKISPADRQNIPHFGIDLVSPWSAFSVADYQAYAKQVITEIASRGHLPILVGGTGLWIRALVQNYLFSPQNPELSQILRRHIRMIGDEHGWELIRELLKTVDPASYEAIAPQDHHRLTRALEVFWSTGKPLPRTGHESPYHVAYWVLTRPLRELHHRIEIRTEQMIAAGLPDEVLTLLKRGVPRKSQALSAIGYRETVDWAYGLSSDTERDQLIMLHTKQYAKRQLTWFRSEKMARWLDLSLFGPERVIQQIVQHAHQTFDLSG encoded by the coding sequence TTGGACGAAAGGGGTAAACAGCCGTTACTCATTTTGGCCGGACCGACGGCCGTGGGAAAGACGGAAATCAGCCTTTCCATAGCGCGGGAACTCCATGGGGAGATTGTGTCCTGTGATTCAGGACAAGTTTTTCAAGGACTGGATATTGGCACGGCTAAAATTTCTCCTGCCGATCGTCAAAACATTCCGCACTTTGGTATCGATCTTGTCAGTCCATGGTCGGCTTTTTCTGTTGCAGATTACCAAGCTTACGCAAAGCAAGTGATTACTGAGATTGCTAGCCGAGGCCATCTGCCGATTCTGGTCGGAGGCACGGGATTATGGATTCGCGCTCTTGTTCAAAATTATTTGTTTTCGCCGCAAAATCCCGAGTTATCGCAAATTCTCCGCCGCCATATTCGGATGATTGGTGATGAACATGGCTGGGAACTCATTCGTGAATTGCTTAAAACAGTGGATCCGGCAAGTTATGAGGCTATTGCGCCGCAAGATCATCACCGGCTGACCCGTGCATTAGAAGTGTTCTGGAGCACTGGCAAACCTCTTCCCCGGACCGGTCACGAAAGTCCTTATCATGTGGCGTATTGGGTTTTGACCAGACCTTTACGGGAACTGCATCACCGAATCGAGATACGGACAGAACAAATGATTGCAGCCGGGCTTCCTGATGAAGTGCTGACCTTGTTAAAGCGAGGGGTTCCCCGGAAATCACAAGCGTTATCTGCAATCGGTTATCGAGAAACGGTTGACTGGGCTTATGGCTTGTCTTCGGATACAGAGCGTGACCAACTGATTATGCTGCATACGAAACAATATGCCAAAAGGCAACTGACCTGGTTTCGCTCAGAAAAAATGGCTCGATGGCTGGATTTGTCATTGTTTGGCCCAGAGCGTGTGATTCAACAAATTGTTCAACATGCGCACCAAACCTTTGATTTGTCCGGTTAA
- a CDS encoding LysM peptidoglycan-binding domain-containing protein, whose amino-acid sequence MIQAPPMRTWVRNASRWPLRIIAGVFALSLTTVMHGTLTPNVSRSNPTDSPKPTHVEPAPIPKNRPLPVIKPMPKPTTRPPRVYHIQWGDSLWAISNKFHVSIQELEQLNHLTSTTIYAGQTLLIPQTYVVKPHDTLNTIARQFKVSLVALWHENRLLSDKLQPGQTLVIPYTGQALASYQAPAAPLASPTSSSLPYSREDFRLLAHLVHAEAGNQPFIGQVAVAAVVLNRLKTPGFPKTIPQVIEEPGQFESVSNGTIWSPANSMAYLAVSAALKGWDPTHGALFYYNPSLPYDNWMNSLPVTAVIGDQVFCR is encoded by the coding sequence ATGATTCAAGCGCCGCCTATGCGCACGTGGGTTAGAAATGCGAGTCGTTGGCCGCTTCGTATCATTGCCGGGGTTTTTGCCCTGAGTTTAACCACCGTAATGCACGGCACACTCACCCCCAATGTCAGCCGGTCAAATCCCACGGATTCACCCAAACCAACACATGTGGAACCAGCACCGATTCCTAAAAATCGTCCCCTTCCCGTTATTAAACCGATGCCTAAACCCACGACCCGGCCACCACGGGTGTATCATATTCAATGGGGGGATTCGCTATGGGCCATTTCAAACAAATTTCATGTATCGATTCAAGAATTGGAACAACTCAATCATTTGACCTCAACGACCATCTACGCCGGCCAAACCCTGCTCATTCCTCAAACCTATGTCGTTAAACCCCATGACACATTAAATACCATTGCTCGTCAATTTAAAGTCTCGTTGGTCGCCTTATGGCACGAAAATCGGTTATTGAGCGACAAACTGCAACCGGGCCAAACATTAGTCATTCCCTACACGGGACAAGCACTCGCTAGCTACCAAGCCCCTGCCGCGCCGCTTGCCTCGCCCACAAGCTCGTCTCTTCCCTATTCACGGGAGGATTTTCGCTTACTTGCCCATTTAGTGCATGCAGAAGCCGGGAATCAGCCATTCATTGGACAAGTTGCTGTGGCCGCTGTCGTCCTCAATCGTCTGAAAACCCCTGGCTTTCCGAAAACCATTCCCCAAGTTATTGAGGAACCCGGGCAGTTTGAATCGGTAAGCAACGGCACCATTTGGAGTCCCGCTAACTCGATGGCCTATTTAGCCGTGAGTGCGGCCCTAAAGGGCTGGGATCCGACCCACGGTGCCCTCTTTTACTATAATCCGTCATTACCCTATGATAACTGGATGAATAGCCTGCCAGTCACAGCTGTCATCGGCGACCAGGTATTTTGCCGTTAA